The proteins below come from a single Ictalurus furcatus strain D&B chromosome 15, Billie_1.0, whole genome shotgun sequence genomic window:
- the tut4 gene encoding terminal uridylyltransferase 4 isoform X7, which translates to MQKILLAQGCVPALSGAPACRHRTACSSHDVFRKPRRRANRRHKLELAEQGEVLARRPAESAPDGVDETNLTSDQQLGLKQAEERLQRDYIHRLTKQSPDYPNFQYLCKLCSVHVDNIQGAHKHIKEKRHKKNIMEKQEENELRSLPPPSPAHLRALNSAVMEAAQEHGISEQEFQQRDTVLRSMELIIQRHLPACSLRLYGSCLTRFAFKSSDVNIDVLYPSSMTQPDVLIQVLDILKKSDEFSDVESDFHAKVPVIFCRDVSCGLLCKVSAGNDVACLTTNHLAALAKLEPRLVPLVLAFRYWAKLCHVDCQAEGGIPSYSFSLMVIFFLQQRKQPILPVYLGYWIEGFDVKRVDEYHLTAIQLGHFVGWEHRPGSANEGRGDKSKNEPQKHDGQKSAEKKNENQKGKTHLVLENTESVSLGQLWLELLRFYTLEFALEDYIISIRLKELLPRDVKNWPRRRLAIEDPFALKRNVARSLNSQMVFEYIQERFRTAYRYFACPQSRNGHTPERDVLRPRVTRPARTCAVETKRGEEEEDGVNSTDDDDADEEEEDEDEAGDEEQRVSRGLARLLVEDEDEDGIRHPSSPTPSSHNGLFPDSDNEEQDEVGRKAPERESIAPEDLHYTFDRMIFTGGKPPTVVCSICKRDGHLKDDCPEDFKKMELTPLPPMTERFREILDNLCRRCYDELSPTPGEQYKREQILAGLERFIRKEYNDTAQLCLFGSSKNGFGFRDSDLDICMTLEGHDTAEKLNCKEIIEALAKVLKKHTGLRNILPITTAKVPIVKFEHKLSSLEGDISLYNTLAQHNTRMLATYAALDPRVQYLGYTIKVFAKRCDIGDASRGSLSSYAYILMVLYFLQQRQPPVIPVLQEIYDGSSVPQRMVDGWNAFFFEDLDELRRRWPEFQQNHETVGELWLGLLRFYTEEFDFKEHVISIRQRKRLTTFEKQWTSKCIAIEDPFDLNHNLGAGVSRKMTNFIMKAFINGRKLFGTPFYPMLGMEADYFFDSKVLTDGELAPNDRCCRICGKIGHYMKDCPKRRRSDRMKKKESDKDEEMREEDREPRERRCFQCGYLGHVRRECPDYRHLRQRGAPTQVPQMIRSMVSSQAIPIPQSGTSQDRPGRTRQPSECSDTRQTPPYSPQPSTFIQPSVSPQSSQSAKPSPGSSSSSSALSKSPHHPSLPLPATPPQQQQQQVHLSLFGFTPSQYMGMLSPGTWPSHPPSPGVKYNMRKGQGNGGAGHTSNPTPVNLNDPSIIFAQPAGRDGGPHWHNHHLNNPGALVANGTVGKSEAGFQAPFGSVGQVSRSLGNSGAGSISVSSSWGFRMPQTYMQQSNKPFISQSAVANQHFPLLQSGRPVNLSYIQQKK; encoded by the exons ATGCag AAGATTCTTCTGGCTCAGGGTTGTGTCCCGGCGCTAAGCGGCGCTCCAGCCTGCCGCCATCGAACAG CATGTTCATCACATGATGTGTTCCGGAAGCCAAGGCGCCGCGCAAACAGACGCCATAAACTCGAGTTAGCTGAACAAG GCGAGGTGTTGGCGAGACGGCCGGCGGAGAGCGCTCCAGATGGTGTGGACGAGACGAACCTGACCTCCGATCAGCAGCTGGGTCTGAAACAGGCCGAGGAGAGACTGCAGAGAGACTACATCCACAGACTGACCAAG CAGTCCCCAGATTACCCAAATTTCCAGTATCTATGCAAACTCTGCTCGGTTCACGTGGACAACATCCAGGGTGCTCACAAACACATCAAAGAGAAACGGCACAAGAAGAACAtcatg gagaagcAGGAGGAGAACGAGTTGCGTTCGTTACCCCCTCCATCTCCAGCTCACCTGCGAGCACTGAACTCAGCTGTGATGGAGGCGGCGCAGGAGCATGGCATCTCCGAGCAGGAGTTCCAGCAGAGAGACACTGTGCTGCGGAGCATGGAGCTGATCATCCAGAGACACCTACCTG cgTGTTCTCTGCGTCTCTACGGTTCCTGTCTCACGCGATTCGCCTTCAAGTCCAGTGACGTCAACATCGACGTACTCTATCCCTCCAGT ATGACGCAACCTGACGTCCTTATTCAAGTGCTGGACATCCTGAAGAAGAGCG ATGAGTTCTCAGATGTGGAGTCGGACTTCCATGCTAAAGTTCCCGTCATCTTCTGCCGTGATGTGTCCTG TGGTTTATTGTGTAAAGTGAGCGCAGGAAATGATGTCGCGTGCCTCACCACCAATCACCTGGCAGCATTGGCCAAGCTGGAGCCTCGCCTGGTTCCTCTGGTGCTGGCATTCCGCTACTGGGCCAAg CTGTGTCATGTGGACTGCCAGGCCGAGGGCGGGATTCCTTCCTACTCCTTCTCGCTGATGGTCATCTTTTTCCTGCAGCAAAGGAAGCAGCCCATTCTACCTGTGTATCTCGGCTACTGG ATCGAAGGGTTCGACGTGAAGCGTGTGGACGAGTATCACCTGACCGCCATTCAGTTGGGGCACTTTGTGGGATGGGAGCACAGACCGGGCAGCGCTAACGAGGGGCGCGGAGACAAGAGCAAAAACGAACCCCAAAAACATGACGGCCAAAAATCAGCCGAGAAAAAGAACGAGAACCAGAAGGGCAAg ACCCATCTGGTGCTGGAGAACACGGAGAGCGTCTCTCTCGGCCAGCTGTGGTTGGAGCTGCTACGTTTCTACACGCTGGAGTTCGCTCTGGAGGATTACATCATTAGCATCCGGTTGAAGGAGCTGCTGCCCCGAGACGTGAAGAACTGGCCACGCCGCCGCCTCGCCATTGAGG ACCCGTTTGCCCTGAAGAGGAATGTAGCGCGGAGTCTGAACAGTCAGATGGTGTTCGAGTACATCCAGGAGCGATTCCGCACCGCCTACCGATACTTCGCCTGCCCTCAGAGCCGTAATGGACACACCCCCGAACGAGATGTGCTGCGACCACGTGTGACCCGGCCGGCCAGAACGTGCGCCGTCGAAActaagagaggagaggaagaggaggacggCGTGAACAGCACCGATGACGATGATGCGGACGAAGAAGAGGAAGACGAAGATGAAGCTGGAGATGAAGAGCAGCGTGTGAGCAGAGGCTTAGCCAGGCTGCTTGTCGAGGACGAGGACGAAGACGGCATCCGTCACCCCTCTTCCCCGACCCCGTCCTCTCACAATGGCCTGTTCCCCGACAGCGACAATGAGGAGCAGGATGAAGTCGGGCGGAAAGCTCCGGAACGGGAGAGCATCGCCCCGGAGGACCTGCACTATACGTTCGACAGGATGATCTTCACTGGAGGAAAG cccCCGACGGTGGTGTGCAGTATCTGTAAGCGAGACGGCCATCTGAAAGACgactgtcctgaagactttaagAAGATGGAGCTGACTCCTCTGCCTCCCATGACGGAGCGCTTCAGAGAAATCCTCGACAACCTGTGCAGGCGCTGCTACG atgagcTGTCGCCAACTCCGGGAGAGCAGTATAAGAGGGAACAGATTCTAGCCGGTCTGGAGCGCTTCATTCGGAAAGAGTATAAtg atacAGCCCAGCTGTGTCTGTTTGGTTCCTCCAAGAACGGTTTCGGTTTCCGTGACAGTGACCTGGACATCTGTATGACGTTGGAGGGTCACGACACAGCAGAG AAACTGAACTGTAAAGAGATCATTGAGGCGTTAGCCAAGGTGCTGAAGAAACACACAG GTCTGAGGAACATCTTGCCTATAACGACCGCCAAAGTGCCTATCGTCAAGTTCGAACACAAGCTGAGCAGTCTGGAAGGAGACATCAGCCTCTACAACACACTG GCTCAGCACAACACACGTATGTTGGCCACGTACGCAGCCCTGGACCCACGTGTGCAGTATTTGGGCTATACCATAAAAGTGTTTGCAAAG aggtGTGACATCGGCGATGCTTCAAGGGGTAGTCTCTCATCTTACGCCTACATCCTCATGGTGCTGTACTTCCTGCAGCAGAGACAGCCTCCCGTCATCCCCGTCCTACAGgag ATCTACGACGGGAGTTCCGTTCCTCAGAGGATGGTTGACGGCTGGAACGCGTTCTTTTTCGAAGACCTGGACGAGCTG CGGCGGCGTTGGCCTGAGTTCCAGCAGAACCACGAGACGGTAGGGGAGCTGTGGCTCGGCCTACTGCGCTTCTATACTGAGGAGTTCGACTTTAAAGAGCACGTGATCTCCATCCGGCAGCGGAAACGCCTCACCACATTCGAGAAACAGTGGACCTCCAAGTGCATTGCCATCGAAG atcCCTTCGACTTGAATCACAATCTCGGTGCTGGAGTGTCACGGAAAA tGACGAATTTCATCATGAAGGCATTCATTAATGGCAGGAAGTTGTTCGGAACGCCATTTTATCCAATGCTGGGGATGGAAgcg GATTACTTCTTCGACTCGAAGGTGCTGACGGATGGTGAGCTCGCTCCGAATGACCGCTGCTGTCGGATCTGTGGCAAAATCGGACATTACATGAAGGACTGCCCGAAGAGGCGCAGGTCAGacag gatgaagaagaaggagagTGATAAGGATGAGGAGATGCGTGAGGAGGACAGAGAGCCGAGGGAGAGACGCTGTTTCCAGTGCGGATACCTAGGACACGTCCGGAGAGAATGTCCTGATTACAGACACCTCCGACAGAGAGGAGCTCCTACacagg TTCCTCAGATGATCCGTTCCATGGTGAGCTCTCAGGCCATCCCCATTCCTCAGAGTGGTACGTCCCAGGATCGACCTGGCCGGACCAGGCAGCCATCAGAATGT TCAGACACACGTCAGACTCCTCCGTACTCGCCCCAGCCATCTACGTTCATCCAGCCTTCCGTCTCTCCTCAGTCATCTCAGAGTGCCAAGCCTTCGCCAGgctcctcgtcctcctcgtcCGCTCTGTCCAAATCCCCCCAtcatccctctctccctcttcccgcCACTcctcctcagcagcagcagcagcaggttcatctgtctctctttggtTTCACCCCCTCTCAGTACATGGGCATGCTCTCACCGGGCACCTGGCCCTCCCATCCGCCCTCCCCGGGGGTAAAGTACAATATGAGGAAGGGGCAGGGGA